Proteins co-encoded in one Methylomonas albis genomic window:
- the rpsU gene encoding 30S ribosomal protein S21, with protein MPSVKVKENEHFDIAIRRFKRACEKAGVLAEVRRREFYEKPTTERKRKGAAAVKRHLKKLARERYALKNLRRGRPQI; from the coding sequence ATGCCATCAGTTAAAGTTAAAGAGAACGAACATTTTGACATCGCGATTCGTCGCTTTAAACGTGCGTGCGAAAAAGCCGGTGTATTGGCTGAAGTGCGTCGCCGCGAATTTTATGAAAAGCCAACGACCGAACGTAAGCGCAAAGGCGCGGCGGCGGTTAAGCGACATTTGAAAAAATTGGCGCGCGAACGTTATGCGCTGAAAAACCTGCGTCGCGGCCGCCCACAAATTTAA
- a CDS encoding GatB/YqeY domain-containing protein, producing MDALSERIREDMKAAMKSGQKVRLGVIRLILAAIKQVEVDERIELSDERVIVVLDKMLKQRRESIKQFRDANRNDLAEIEEAEVLVIQDFLPQPLSDAEIDGMVADAIAEVGATSVKDMGGVMALLKPQMQGRADMANVSARIKACFIA from the coding sequence ATGGATGCGTTAAGCGAACGTATCAGGGAAGATATGAAAGCCGCGATGAAAAGCGGCCAGAAAGTTAGGCTAGGCGTGATCCGTCTGATTTTGGCCGCTATCAAGCAGGTTGAAGTCGATGAGCGTATAGAGCTCAGCGATGAGCGAGTCATCGTTGTGCTCGACAAAATGTTGAAGCAGCGGCGTGAGTCCATCAAGCAATTCCGCGACGCCAATCGCAACGATCTGGCGGAAATCGAGGAGGCTGAAGTGTTGGTTATTCAAGATTTTCTACCTCAACCACTTAGCGATGCTGAAATCGATGGCATGGTTGCCGATGCTATAGCTGAAGTGGGCGCTACATCGGTAAAAGACATGGGTGGCGTGATGGCTTTGCTCAAGCCGCAAATGCAAGGTAGAGCTGACATGGCGAATGTCAGTGCGAGAATCAAGGCCTGTTTTATCGCTTAA